A single region of the Acidobacteriota bacterium genome encodes:
- a CDS encoding DUF4212 domain-containing protein, whose protein sequence is MSEQADPAAYWRANLRLMAILLAVWFICSYVLGIFLVEPLNAARVGGFPLGFWFAHQGSIYVFVVLILVYAAVMDRLDRRYGVD, encoded by the coding sequence TTGAGCGAACAAGCTGATCCTGCCGCCTACTGGCGGGCGAACCTGCGGCTGATGGCGATCCTGCTCGCCGTCTGGTTCATCTGCTCCTACGTCCTGGGCATCTTCCTCGTCGAGCCGCTGAACGCCGCCCGCGTAGGAGGCTTTCCTCTCGGATTCTGGTTCGCACACCAGGGATCGATCTACGTCTTCGTCGTCCTGATCCTGGTCTATGCCGCGGTCATGGACCGCCTCGACCGCCGCTACGGCGTCGACTGA
- a CDS encoding lysophospholipid acyltransferase family protein — protein MSDRAMGAFLYAVSWLVRLLPAAAFGPVSGLLAHLRGVTPRDVRLMRTNLAVVLGLSPGSPEARDLEWRCVRHQIVAALETVRISFDRKRLDVTAMDGFDELRQLMTEVEGHGRGQVLVTGHLGAWELLAQSTVRASSSPVCAVAKPSRARAASAFVERMRGRAGVRVIWSGRTSLLRDMLSCLNRRETLIMVVDQRPDQRRGPEVDFMGRRTEFVGGPAALAAKRDCPLIAAFCIREGPFSYRLESEMLRRPSGSRDPVELSQRIASAIERRVRAQPEQWMWNYRRWNYDPEELAEVGLGPNR, from the coding sequence ATGTCCGACCGCGCCATGGGCGCCTTCCTCTACGCCGTATCGTGGCTGGTCCGCCTGCTGCCGGCGGCCGCCTTCGGGCCGGTTTCAGGCCTGCTGGCGCACCTGCGGGGCGTGACGCCGCGGGACGTCCGGTTGATGCGGACGAACCTGGCGGTCGTGCTGGGGCTGTCTCCGGGGTCGCCGGAGGCGCGCGATCTGGAATGGCGCTGCGTGCGGCACCAGATCGTCGCGGCGCTCGAGACGGTGAGGATCAGCTTCGACCGGAAACGGCTCGACGTCACGGCGATGGATGGTTTTGACGAGTTGCGGCAACTGATGACCGAGGTCGAGGGCCACGGCCGCGGCCAGGTGCTGGTCACCGGCCACCTGGGCGCCTGGGAGTTGCTGGCCCAGAGCACCGTCCGCGCCTCCTCGTCGCCGGTCTGCGCGGTGGCCAAGCCGTCCCGCGCCAGGGCGGCGTCCGCGTTCGTGGAGCGGATGCGCGGTCGGGCCGGGGTCCGGGTGATCTGGAGCGGCCGGACCTCCCTGTTGCGAGACATGCTGAGCTGTCTCAACCGGCGGGAGACCCTGATCATGGTCGTCGACCAGAGGCCGGACCAGCGGCGCGGGCCGGAGGTCGACTTCATGGGCCGCCGCACCGAGTTCGTGGGCGGTCCCGCGGCGCTGGCGGCCAAGCGAGACTGCCCGCTGATCGCCGCCTTCTGCATCCGCGAAGGACCCTTCAGCTACCGCCTGGAGAGCGAGATGTTGCGCCGGCCCAGCGGCTCGCGGGATCCGGTGGAACTGTCGCAGCGGATCGCCTCGGCGATCGAACGAAGGGTGCGGGCCCAGCCGGAGCAGTGGATGTGGAACTACCGGCGCTGGAACTACGATCCGGAGGAACTGGCCGAGGTCGGCCTGGGGCCAAACCGGTGA